A portion of the Podospora pseudoanserina strain CBS 124.78 chromosome 2, whole genome shotgun sequence genome contains these proteins:
- a CDS encoding hypothetical protein (EggNog:ENOG503P21A; COG:S), which yields MRCQLLLVPALSASTWAAPAFPKFTAALAPNVQAISDYFNILATKVQENRAAGSAPICDLSKLSLPIEAEPLGQPTPGLYLKHVAIGRGTQNYTCDLSNSTAVPQAFGALATLYNASCVTSAFPDVSAMLTRASLHFDVADNDALQRLAPADLPVSGIHYFTDGTTPFFGLDTPQWHLGEGTFGKNASTAAPLTAAKGKKGEAAVPWLRLAAKGTNTGGLQEVYRLETVGGSAPATCKGMPASFEIQYSTQYWFYAS from the exons ATGCGCTGCCAACTCCTCCTAGTCCCTGCGCTCAGCGCTTCTACCTGGGCAGCTCCCGCTTTCCCCAAATTCACCGCCGCTCTTGCTCCCAATGTCCAGGCCATCTCAGATTACTTCAACATCCTGGCGACCAAGGTCCAAGAAAACCGGGCAGCAGGGTCGGCACCTATCTGCGACCTTTCAAAGCTTTCTCTTCCAATCG AGGCTGAACCCCTTGGTCAACCAACACCTGGTCTCTACCTCAAGCATGTCGCGATTGGCCGCGGAACACAAAACTACACATGCGATCTCAGCAACTCCACTGCCGTGCCACAAGCATTCGGCGCCCTTGCCACCCTTTACAACGCCTCATGTGTCACATCAGCCTTTCCTGACGTGAGCGCCATGCTTACCCGCGCGTCACTGCACTTTGATGTTGCCGACAATGACGCTCTTCAAAGACTCGCCCCCGCGGATCTCCCCGTAAGCGGCATCCACTACTTTACCGACGGCACCACCCCTTTCTTCGGCCTTGATACCCCCCAATGGCACCTGGGCGAGGGCACCTTCGGCAAGAACGCCAGCACTGCCGCGCCGCTGACTGccgccaagggcaagaagggaGAGGCTGCTGTTCCATGGCTCAGACTGGCAGCCAAGGGTACCAACACTGGTGGTCTTCAAGAGGTCTATCGTCTTGAGACTGTCGGTGGCAGCGCTCCTGCAACTTGCAAGGGGATGCCAGCGTCGTTTGAGATTCAATATTCCACACA ATACTGGTTCTACGCCTCTTGA
- the TEF4_2 gene encoding elongation factor EF-1 gamma subunit (COG:J; EggNog:ENOG503NUBV), with protein sequence MYSLPARNGLAKQQGHTPPEQSTPPDKFYYPSHIVALTPLQPNSPLRTFTSSQTASTAAKMAFGKLFTYPGNPRSTAIRAVAKANGLDLQEVETDLAQPTEEFTKANPLKKVPAFVGADGFTLTECIAIAIYVASQNEKTTLLGKTKQDYASILKWMSFFNSEVLPKLGNWFRPLLGKTIYNKKAVDEAEKETLAVIAVVDAHLANNTYLVGERITLADLFATGLIARGFEYFFGKEFQQKYPNVTRWYSTVYNQPIYSAVAPEFALLDAPKLTNVAPKKAEAPKPAAPKAAPKPAAPAAEEPAEAPKPKHPLEALPKATFPLDEWKRQYSNVDTPEALKWFWENVPFNEYSIWKCRYKYNDELTLTFMSNNLIGGLNTRLEASRKYLFGCASVYGTNNDSIIEGAFVIRGDDYVPVFDVAPDYESYEFTKLDPSKPEDREYVDAQWTWEKPIVENGKEYPHASGKVFK encoded by the exons ATGTATTCACTGCCTGCCAGAAATGGCTTAGCAAAGCAGCAGGGACACACCCCACCAGAACAATCTACCCCGCCAGATAAATTTTATTACCCTTCGCACATTGTCGCCTTGactcccctccaacccaatTCCCCTCTCCGAACCTTCACATCCAGCCAGACAGCTAGCACCGCAGCAAAGATGGCATTCGGAAAGCTCTTCACATACCCG GGCAACCCCCGCTCCACGGCCATCCGCGCCGTCGCGAAGGCCAACGGCCTCGACCTCCAGGAGGTTGAGACTGACCTCGCCCAGCCTACCGAGGAGTTCACCAAGGCCAACCCCCTCAAGAAGGTCCCCGCCTTCGTTGGCGCTGACGGCTTCACTCTCACCGAGTGCATTGCCATCGCCATCTATG TCGCCTCCCAGAACGAGAAGACCACTCTCCTCGGCAAGACCAAGCAGGA CTATGCTTCCATCCTCAAGTGGatgtccttcttcaacagcgaGGTCCTCCCCAAGCTCGGCAACTGGttccgccctctcctcggcAAGACCATCTACAACAAGAAGGCTGttgacgaggctgagaaggagacTCTCGCCGTCATCGCCGTTGTCGATGCTcacctcgccaacaacactTACCTTGTCGGTGAGCGCATCACCCTCGCCGATCTCTTCGCCACTGGCTTGATCGCCCGCGGCTTCGAGTACTTCTTCGGCAAGGAGTTCCAGCAAAAGTACCCCAACGTCACCCGTTGGTACTCTACTGTCTACAACCAGCCCATCTACTCGGCTGTTGCCCCCGAGTTCGCTCTTCTTGATGCCCCCAAGTTGACCAACGTCGCTcccaagaaggccgaggctcCCAAGCCCGCTGCCCCCAAGGCTGCCCCCAAGCccgctgctcctgctgccgaGGAGCCCGCTGaggcccccaagcccaagcacCCCCTTGAGGCCCTTCCCAAGGCCACCTTCCCTCTTGATGAGTGGAAGCGTCAGTACTCCAACGTTGACACCCCCGAGGCCCTCAAGTGGTTCTGGGAGAACGTTCCCTTCAATGAGTACTCCATCTGGAAGTGCCGTTACAAGTACAACGATGAGCTTACCCTGACTTTCAtgtccaacaacctcatcggTGGCCTTAACACCCGCCTCGAGGCTTCCCGCAAGTACCTCTTCGGCTGCGCCTCCGTCTAcggcaccaacaacgacTCCATCATCGAGGGTGCTTTCGTCATCCGTGGTGACGACTACGTTCCCGTCTTTGACGTCGCTCCCGATTATGAGAGCTACGAGTTCACCAAGCTCGACCCCTCCAAGCCCGAGGACCGCGAGTACGTGGATGCTCAGTGGACCTGGGAGAAGCCCATTGTCGAGAACGGCAAGGAGTACCCCCACGCCTCTGGCAAGGTCTTCAAATAA
- a CDS encoding hypothetical protein (COG:K; EggNog:ENOG503P1XP): MIRRQTNPLLANLLDRVSQPQQLFSPIRVFDNSNRLLSLHSFQELRLNSKPYFIGNFHQSRGLSKSARERPDHKSTSQKGSLPGKGESLLSSPPTSQLLTRPLSLLSSQNWYTEPPAPATESNHPTVDTSKSGAATMDQNPGYQGFSEGWSNGLDPSAPSFDLNSAEGQAYQQPPAQSDSVPRYRHPNAQPSPDSSPINSQRSHNKKKNKRNRKGQSEGGGTGGEYLTPRQRRKAAREADPNQPPVGGGGGPNQLPNSNLPPKPPPGLSRDMDRAPLPAQSTLPDLLPFAPSAESGGVPVPTEAYLARANIPPAPSPSPHSLLLVIDLNGTLLHRPHSRRSDHYIRRPHAEKFVTYCIDTFSVVIWSSARPENVEKMCRDLLTDDQKQRVLAMWGRDKFGLTAKDYNRKVQVYKRLETVWGDQHINPSGMWHQGNTVLIDDSKEKARSEPHNAVTLPEFTGNKEGRWEGQVLPAVHNYLNELAKTEDVSRLMRVHPFRMSMNWEEKPMNGEDEF; the protein is encoded by the exons ATGATAAGACGGCAAACAAACCCTCTGCTTGCCAACCTTCTCGACCGAGTATCTCAACCACAGCAACTCTTTTCGCCAATCCGAGTTTTTGATAACAGTAACAGACTGCTATCATTGCATTCTTTTCAAGAACTCCGACTTAACTCAAAGCCATATTTCATTGGCAATTTCCATCAGAGTCGAGGTTTGAGCAAATCGGCTCGAGAAAGGCCCGATCACAAATCGACTTCTCAGAAAGGTTCACTACCTGGCAAAGGGGAATCGCTGTtgtcttcaccacccacatCACAACTATTAACAAGACCACTGTCTTTGTTGTCATCACAGAATT GGTACACCGAACCACCAGCTCCGGCTACAGAGAGCAATCACCCAACTGTTGACACCTCCAAATCTGGAGCAGCTACTATGGATCAAAATCCAGGCTATCAAGGGTTCAGCGAAGGTTGGTCCAATGGCCTGGACCCATCTGCACCTTCCTTCGACCTCAACTCTGCCGAAGGTCAGGCTTATCAACAGCCACCAGCCCAGTCTGATTCCGTTCCCAGATATCGCCACCCCAACGCTCAGCCCAGTCCTGATTCTAGCCCCATAAATAGCCAGCGCTCTcacaacaaaaagaagaacaagcgTAACCGCAAAGGCCAAAGCGAAGGTGGCGGCACCGGAGGCGAGTACCTCACCCCCCGTCAAAGACGAAAAGCTGCCCGAGAAGCAGACCCAAACCAGCCCCcagtcggcggcggtggtggtcccaaccaactcccaaacagcaaccttccccccaaaccccctcccggCCTCTCCCGAGACATGGACAGAGCTCCCCTACCGGCGCAATCAACCCTTCCCGACCTCCTACCTTTTGCCCCATCCGCAGAGTCAGGCGGTGTTCCCGTTCCTACGGAAGCCTACCTCGCCCGCGCCAACATACCCcctgccccttccccctctccgcaCTCATTActcctcgtcatcgaccTCAACGGCACCCTCCTTCATCGGCCCCACTCTAGGAGATCAGACCACTACATTCGCCGTCCTCATGCGGAGAAATTCGTGACGTACTGTATCGACACATTTTCCGTCGTCATCTGGTCTTCTGCCCGACCAGAAAACGTGGAAAAGATGTGCAGGGATTTACTGACGGACGACCAAAAGCAGAGGGTTCTGGCCATGTGGGGAAGGGATAAATTCGGGTTGACGGCTAAGGACTATAACAGAAAGGTACAGGTGTATAAGCGGCTGGAGACGGTGTGGGGGGATCAGCATATCAACCCCTCTGGAATGTGGCACCAGGGGAACACGGTGCTGATTGATGATTCGAAGGAAAAGGCGAGGAGCGAGCCGCACAATGCGGTGACGTTGCCGGAGTTTACGGGGAATaaggaggggagatgggaggggCAGGTGTTGCCGGCTGTGCATAATTACTTGAacgagctggccaagacgGAGGATGTGAGCAGGCTTATGAGGGTTCATCCGTTTAGGATGTCTATGAattgggaggagaagcctATGAATGGGGAGGACGAATTTTAG